The DNA sequence TTTCGATATGAGTAATTTAAAATGGACAAATTTGATTGTTCTGTTTTTCGTTCTGCTGGGACTTACTTCATTTCAGCAAAGCCCCAAGAACATGAAAGAGGGATTGTGGAGAGGTGTTTTTACAGTTCCTGAAAACGAAATTCCATTTGTTTTTGAAGTTAAAGGCACGAGCGCCGAAAAGACAACTGTGTTTTTGATTAATGGAGAAGACCGTTTCCAACTCAATAACATCACGTACCGAAATGATTCGGTTTTCATCCCAATTGACCTTTACGATGCGGTGTTGAAAGCCAAATTAACAGAGAATTCATTAGATGGAAGGTTAATTAAGCTAAGTGCTGCAAAACCTGATGCCGGTGTACCTTTTAAAGCCGAATATGGAAAGTTGCCCCGATTTCCTGAAAGTACCGAAACCCCTTCTGTTTCGCTCTCCGGAACGTGGGATATCACCATTGGCAGCGGAGAAAGCGCTGATAAAACCGTCGGAGTATTCGATCAGAAGAAATCGTTGCTAACCGGATCAATATTGACCACTACCGGCGACTATCGTTTCTTTGAAGGCGCAATTCACGGTAAAAAATTTGAATTATCAGCTTTCGGAGGTTCAACTCCATATTTATTAAAAGGAGAATTTGCTGACAACAACACGTTCACGGGCGAATTTTTTACTCCGAGGAAAACAACCAAGCTCGAAGGAAAACGCAATGCCAAAGCCGCCCTGCCTGATGCTTACAATGTTTCGTACCTGAAAAAAGGATATACTTCCGTAGCATTTTCGTTTCCAAACCTGGATGGGAAAAAGATTTCGTTGTCCGATCCTGCTTACAAAGGCAAAGTGGTCATTGTCACTATTCTGGGAAGCTGGTGCCCCAATTGCCTTGACGAAAACAAATTTCTATCCGAATGGTACAAACAAAACAAGAAGCGTGGAGTTGAAATTATCGGCTTAGGCTTTGAACGGAAGAACGATTTTGAATCAGCAAAAAAATCGCTGACTGCCCTGAAAACCCGCTTGGGTATTGAATATGAAATCCTTTTCGCCGGACAATCCGGAACAGAATCAGCGTCCAAAGCATTACCTCAGTTAAACGGCATAGCTT is a window from the Aquipluma nitroreducens genome containing:
- a CDS encoding peroxiredoxin family protein; its protein translation is MSNLKWTNLIVLFFVLLGLTSFQQSPKNMKEGLWRGVFTVPENEIPFVFEVKGTSAEKTTVFLINGEDRFQLNNITYRNDSVFIPIDLYDAVLKAKLTENSLDGRLIKLSAAKPDAGVPFKAEYGKLPRFPESTETPSVSLSGTWDITIGSGESADKTVGVFDQKKSLLTGSILTTTGDYRFFEGAIHGKKFELSAFGGSTPYLLKGEFADNNTFTGEFFTPRKTTKLEGKRNAKAALPDAYNVSYLKKGYTSVAFSFPNLDGKKISLSDPAYKGKVVIVTILGSWCPNCLDENKFLSEWYKQNKKRGVEIIGLGFERKNDFESAKKSLTALKTRLGIEYEILFAGQSGTESASKALPQLNGIASFPTTIFIDKKGNVRKVHSGFSGPATGKFYEEFKTEFNALIDQLVAE